A window of Ictidomys tridecemlineatus isolate mIctTri1 chromosome 1, mIctTri1.hap1, whole genome shotgun sequence contains these coding sequences:
- the LOC101959168 gene encoding olfactory receptor 14C36 gives MANATMVTEFLLLGSPDGWNMSFLYFTIFSMTYLGTLLGNLLIVTVTTADQNMHTPMYFFLRNLSILDMCYISITVPNACVNSLTGNRAISVAGCTTQIFLVLFCACVELLFLTIMAWDCYVAICQPLQYPLIMNPQICVHMTLATLVSGLLYADVHTGNTFRMSFCQSNVVHQFFCDVPSLLRLSCSDTTSNMVLHFVSVVAIGDGCFTLIAMSYIRIFSAVLKFPESGKAFSTCTPHVLVVSIFLSSGAGVYLRSSATSDTLQNMVLSAFYTMVPPFLNPLIYSLRNKQVKEAVRRVMQRQLFSGK, from the coding sequence ATGGCCAATGCCACCATGGTAACTGAATTTCTCCTCCTGGGCTCTCCTGATGGCTGGAATATGAGTTTCCTCTATTTCACAATATTCTCAATGACCTACCTTGGTACCTTGTTAGGGAATCTTCTCATCGTCACTGTCACCACTGCTGACCAGAacatgcacacacccatgtacttcttcctcaggaACCTGTCCATTTTGGATATGTGCTACATTTCCATCACTGTTCCCAATGCCTGTGTCAACTCTCTCACTGGCAACAGAGCCATTTCAGTGGCTGGCTGTACAACCCAGATCTTCTTGGTccttttttgtgcatgtgttgaACTTCTGTTTCTCACCATCATGGCCTGGGActgctatgtggccatctgccagcCCCTCCAGTACCCACTCATCATGAATCCTCAGATTTGTGTCCACATGACCCTGGCCACCCTGGTCAGTGGTCTGCTGTATGCAGATGTTCACACTGGAAACACATTCAGGATGTCCTTCTGTCAGTCAAACGTGGTCCACCAGTTCTTCTGTGATGTCCCCTCTCTGCTGAGGCTGTCCTGCTCTGACACCACCAGCAACATGGTCCTTCATTTTGTCTCTGTTGTGGCAATTGGTGATGGTTGCTTTACTCTTATTGCAATGTCATACATTCGCATATTTTCTGCTGTGCTGAAATTTCCCGAATCagggaaggccttctccacctgcaccCCTCATGTCCTCGTGGTGTCCATCTTCCTTAGTTCTGGTGCAGGTGTGTACCTGAGGTCCTCAGCAACCTCTGACACCCTCCAGAACATGGTTCTCTCTGCCTTTTACACCATGGTTCCTCCCTTCCTGAATCCTCTTATCTACAGTCTCAGGAACAAACAGGTAAAGGAAGCTGTGAGGAGAGTAATGCAAAGACAGTTGTTCtcagggaaataa